The following DNA comes from Myxococcales bacterium.
GCGCTCTTACCATAGTTCGCGTCGCCGATGAGCGGGCACGACAGGTGCTTGAGATGGCGCCGCACCTGGTGGAAGCGCCCCGTGTGCGGCAGGGCTTTGACCAGGGCATAGCGCTGCCAGGTGCCCAAACACTGTACCTCCGTACGGGCGGGCACCCGTTCACCGCCCTCCGTCTTCGGCACCGGATGATCCACCAACACCTGGGCAGGCGGGTGGCCCCGGACCAACGCCAGGTAGCACTTGGCGACGCGCCCCTCCGCGAACGCAGCGCCCAACACCCGGGCTGCTTCGGCATGCCGGGCGAAGAGCAGCACACCGCTCGTGCCCCGATCCAAACGATGAAGGGGGTGAAGCTTCTGCCCGATGTGTGCCTCGACCTGCGCGAGCACGCCGCCGTCATCCTGGGCCCACCCTGGGTGCACCACCACGCCGCTCGGCTTGTCCACGATCACGAGCGCTTCGTCTTCATGAAGCACCCGCAGCGCCTGCGGCGCGTTCATGAGGAGAGGCCCCGCTGCGCGTTTTCGCGACGACCGTCTGCGCAGATCCTTCGTGCTGCGGCGCCCTCGCGTGCAGCCTCTGCGCAGCGGCCACCACGCACGCAGCCCCCTGGCCGCGCGAAAAAGCACATCCATCGCGACCTTTTCCTTCCCTCTCCCACGTTGCGCTTACGGCACGACTTCTGCACACCAGGCGTCCGAAAACCGGCGGCCCTGCCCCTGGCGGACCGAGCCCCAAGACAGAGGAGCGTGCCATGGACCTTCACACCACCTACATGGGCCTGGAGCTGCAAAGCCCCGTCTTGCTCGCCGCCTGTCCGATCTCGGACGACGTGGGCATGGTGAGCCGCTGTGTCGACGCAGGCGCCGGGGCCGTGGTCATGCGTTCCCTCTTCGAGGAGCAGATCGACAACGAGCTGCGCCCGCACGCGAACGCGCACAACCCCGAAGATCCCCACGACCTGCAGTTCTCTTCCACCGTGAACCGTTACCTGGAACAGGTGAGCCGCCTCAAGGATGCCCTGGACGTGCCCGTCATCGGCTCGATCAACGGCACCACCCTTGGTGGCTGGGTGCGCTTCGCCGAGATGATTCAACGTGCCGGCGCCGATGCGCTCGAGCTGAACGTCTACTACCTCGCGACGGATCCGGACGAGGACCCGCGCGCCGTCGAGCAACGCTACCTGGATCTGCTGAGTGCCATGCGCATCCGGGTCACGATCCCGCTGTCCATCAAGCTGTCGCCCTTCTTTTCGGCCCCCGTGTACATGGCCAAACGCCTGGTCAGCGCCGGGGCGGACAGCCTGGTGCTGTTCAACCGCTTTTACCAGCCGGATATCGATTTGGGTCGGCAGCGCGTGAGCTCCTTGATCCAGCTTTCCACCTCGAGCTCGCTGAATCTGCGCCTGCGTTGGCTGGCCGCCATCTTTGGCAAAACCAAGGCTGACCTCGCCTGCACGGGCGGAGTTCACACGGGTATCGATGCCCTCAAGGCGATCTCGGCAGGGGCGTCCGTGGTGCAGATGGCTTCGGCCGTGCTGCAGCGAGGCTCCGAGGCCATCGTGGACGTCACGGACGGCATGAGAACGTGGATGCGTGAGCACGACCTCGACAACCTCGACGAGTTCCGCGGCAGCATGAGCATCACCCGCTGCAAAGATCCGGCGGGCCTCTACCGCGCTAATTATTTGCGGGCCCTGCACGACTGGCAGGCCATCGATCCCCTTTGAAACGGCACGCGCCCGGCAAAGCGTCGGGCGCGCGGCCGTATCGGGGAGCGAAGGTGGGCTTACTGGCCGGCCTTGCCGAAGTAGGCCTTCGAGCCCTTCGGGTCAGCCTTCATGCCGTCTTTGCCGGGCTTCCAGTCGGCCGGGCACACGTCGCCGTGCTCGGCGTGAAAGCGCAGGGCCTGAATCACGCGCAGCGCCTCGTCGACCGAGCGGCCGATGGGCAGGTCGTTGATGGTGCTGTGGCGCAGCTTGCCTTCGGGGTCGATCACGAACAGGCCGCGCAGCGCCACGCCGGCATCAGCGCCGTCCTCGATGAGCACGTCGTAAGCGCGGGACACTTCCTTGGTCACGTCGGCGAGCAAGGGGATCTTCACGCCCTGGATGCCGCCCTCCTTGCGCGTCGTGTTCCACCACGCCAGGTGCGAAAACACGCTGTCGATCGAGGCACCCACCACCTCGGCGCCGAGCTTCTGGAACTCATCGGACCGGTCGGAGAAAGCCAGGATCTCCGTGGGGCACACGAAGGTGAAGTCGAGCGGGTAGAAAAACAGCACCAGGTACTTGCCCTTGTAGTCGGCGAGCGAGACCGTGCGGAACTCTCCGTTTTGCATGGCCTGGCAAGAAAAGGCAGGGGCCGGGTGTTGAACCTTGGCGGTCATGAAGCAATCTCCTGGAAAAGGGGTTGTCGTAGCTGAGCCAGCTTGGATGCCGGGCGCGCGAAAAACGTTCGCAGCCCTCCGCAAGGTAGCATCTGGGCGCCGGGGACTCCATGCCCCTTGGGTTTCGGCCCGGGAACCGAATCGGCCCTTGCTTCCTGGCCAAGCAGCCCCGATACAATCGCGCCCCACATGGATATGGCCGTTTCCCGCCGCCCGAGCGCCCGCAACCTTCTCGTAACGCGCCCCGGGGCTTGTTTCACCTGCCACGCCGATGGCTCCTGCTGCACCAGCATCCACCTCCTGGGCCCCGTGAGCCGCCGGGAGATGGTGCCCGTACAGCGCCTCCGGAAAAACGCCTTCACCTACGATAGCTCCGTGCGCGGATACGTGTTTTCCTACAAAAAGGACGGCACGTGCGTGTTCCTGCGCAAGGACAACCTGTGCGGCGTGCACGCCAAGGTGGGCCTCGAGGACAAACCCGCCACCTGCCGCAAGTTCCCCTATTCCCTGGTGGCCACCCCGGATGGCCGCCGGGTGGTCACCGCCCACCGCTGCTCCTGCCGCACCATGGGCGAGCGCGCCCCCCTTGATCCCAGCACCGTGGAAAGCGAGATCCGCATCGAGGGCGAGCCGCTCCGCTCCGAGCGCAGCGTTCTCGGCCGCATCCCGCTGGCGCCGCGCCAGAACGTGGGCTTCGAGACCTGGAAGCAGACCGAAACGGAGCTGCTCACCCGCCTGGCCAAGCTGGAGAACCCCTGGACGGTGTTGCGGGGCAAGCCCTTCCCCAAGCTGAAAAAGCGGCAGTGGGCCGACGTGGCCGAGGACTTTCACGATCAATACGACGATTCGTCCTTCGAGATCGCCAAGGCCTGGTTCGGCGACGCCATCTTGCACGTGGTGGAGGGTGAAAAGTTCCCCGATCGGGCCCGTCCCTGGGCGCGCTTTTACGACGGCGCCGAAAAGCGCGCCACGCTCCTGCGCAAGCCCCGCGAGATGCTGAACGACTGGGCGGCCGACGCCATCTGGTCGTTCGACTGGATGGACTGGGGCACCTTCGCCCGGGCCCGCCACGAGCTGGCCACGCGGCTCGCCGTGGCCGACGCGATCGGAAGACATCTCAAAAAGCGCGGCGTGCGCGCCGATCGCGCCTACGCCGAAGCGCTGCTGGTCATCGAGCTCGTGGGCATCACCGAGCACTGGGACGAAGTGGTGCCGCTCATGCCCAACAAGTGAGCGGCAACGCCTCCGTGCGGCTCCACCGTGCTTGCACGCACGCCGCGCGCGGGTCATACGCACCTCGCGCGGCGTGAGAGCCGCCGCTGGTCATGTCCGCTCCTGGAAGCCTTTCCGCCACACCTGCGAGGTTTCCGCCCCTGTTGGCGGGGCGGTTCCGGCTTCGCGAACGGGTGGGACAGGGCAGTCTGGCGGAGGTGTGGCGGGCAGACGAGGTGGCGACGGCGCGGCACGTGGCGCTGAAGATCCTGCACGTCAACCTGCGTGACAACCACGAGCTTTGCAGCCGGTTCCGGCGCGAGTTCCTGGTCACGTCCCGGATCGACAGCCCCCACGTCGTCCGCTCTTACGAACTTGTCGAGGCGGAGGGTGAGATCTTCCTGGTCATGCCCTTCGTGGCGGGCACGGACCTCGAGCGGTTCATTCACGATCACGGGCCGCTCGACGAACCGCAACTGCTGACGCTGGCCACGCATATGTGTGAGGCGCTGAAGGCCGCCCACGCGGCGGGGGTCATTCACCGAGATCTCAAGCCGCAGAACGTGCTGGTCGAGCGGCACGCAACGGGGCTGTGTTTTCTGCTGACGGATTTCGGGCTGGCGAAAACGATGGAGGCGCTGGGCCTGACCACGGCGAACGCCGTGCTGGGTACGCCAGCGTACATGGCGCCCGAGGTCGTGCTGGACGGGCACGCGGATCCCCGCAGCGACCTGTACAGCCTGGGGGCCCTGCTGTACGAGGCGGCGACGGGCCACCCCCCGTTTTCGGGCGATTCGCCTTATGCGGTTTTTCACCAACAGGTCTCGGCGGCGGTCGTGCCGCTACGCGAACGAGGCGTGAGGCTCTCAGCGTCGGCCGAGTCTGCGATTCTGCGGGCGCTAGAAAAAGATCCGCTGGACAGGTACGCGGATGCGGCGTCGATGGCGGCGGCCATCACGGATCGAGCGCCGGTCGAAAACGCCGCGGGCGTGGCCGTCCGAACCCAGTTGGACCCTGCGACGTGCCCCGCTTGTGGCGGTGTGTGGTTGCAGGCCGTGGGCCTCTGCCCCGCGTGTGGACACGAGGCGCTCGGCGTCTCCGAAAAGCGCGGTCGGGTGACGGTCATGCTGACGGGCCCGGGCAAACGCGGCAGCCGTCTGACCACGGAGGCTCACGTGCAGCTGGCGCGTGTCCTGAAAAAAGCCGCCGTTCCGGGCTTGTGGCGCAAGCAACGAAGCCTCCCCCGGTGGCCGGTCGTGGTCGCCAAGTGGCTCGACGATCACGACGCCAAGGTGCTGGTGAAGGCGCTGAGCAACGTGGGCTTCAGGGTGCGCCTGGTGACAAAGCCGGCTTGGCTGACGGCGGAGGGGTGGGGGCTGGCGAGTCAGCAGGCTCTGAAGGTGCTGGGAATCTGTTCTTTTTCGGTGACACAGATGCTTTGGTTCTTCATCGAAAACGTGGCCCTCCTGGGCGCCGCGGGGGCCGTCGTCGTGGGAAGCAGCGTCGCCGCGGGGGCTCGATCGTTGCGGCCCCACATCGGTCCTGTCGAGGTGGACGGCAGAGCACTCCCGATAGCCCTCGGCCGTCGCTTGGTGAAACTCTCGCGGGTGCACGAGCGACATGCGGCCGCGCGCCTCCTTCAGATGGTCGGGTGGCTGGCAGCGCAGAATCAACAGGAACTATCGGACCTGCTTTGCCAGCGGGCGCTCGACGTGACGTCGATTCTCGCGACCCTGGACGAAGCCGACGCGCGTTGGGCCGATACGAACGCGCGCGCCGATGAGGCGCTGGTGGCCCTTCGGGAGGGCGAGCGCGTGCGCGTCGTGGCAACGGCAGACCTGCTGCGTTTGCTGGCAGCCGCGGACGCGGTGGCCTCCCGTCTGACGGTGGCCAAGGCCCGGGGGCAAGACCTGACATCGTCCGAGCAGGTCAAAGACGCCTGGAAGGTGCTCGAGGTTCACCTCGAGGCACAGCAAGAGGTGCGCCACCTCCTGGAGGGCACGTGGAAGGAAGCCTGATTGGCGGCCGATACCAGGTCGAACGGCGCCTGGGTGCCGGGGGTGTTGCACAGGTCTTTCGCGCGCATGACGTTCAGACGAATGCGGTGGTGGCGGTGAAGTCTTTGCTGCCGCAGCACGCGGCGGACACGCTTCTGCACTCGCGGTTCCTGCGTGAGGGCACCTTGGGCCTGGCACATCCAAACATCCTGCCGGTGTGGGATCGAGGCGAACAGGACGGGCTTCCCTATTTCGTCACGCCGCTGGCAGAGGGGGGCGATCTCCAGGGGCTGCTCGCTGCCCCGCGTGTTCAGCCCTCGTGCGGACTTGCGCGGGTGGTCGGGGCAGCGCTGGCCAGCGCACTGGCACACGCGCACGCGGCCAGGGTGCTCCATGGCGATCTGAAACCCAACAACGTGCTGCTCAAACGCAACGGTGGCGAGGTGGTGGATCCGGAAGATCTCTGGCTGGCAGATTTTGGCTCTGCGCGCACCGCCGCCCTGGCGACCATGACAGGCGCCTCCCTCCAGTGGGGGTCCGCCGCGTATCTCGCGCCCGAGTGTCTCCAAGGGCAGCGCCCGGAGCCGCGCAGCGATTTGTTCTCCCTGGGCGTGATCCTGTACCAGCTCATGACCGGGCATTTGCCCTGGAAGACCGAGGCGCCCCTCGGCCGCCTGCGGCAGCCCTCGCCCGAGCCCTTCGACGTGGATGACGAGCGACTCGAGAGCCTGGTCATGGCACTCCTTTCGTGGGACGCGGCAGATAGGCCCAGCAGCGCCATCGAGGTCCTGCGCTGTCTCGAGGGCGAACGTTCCCTGCAACGCCCGGTCGTACGGGGCGTATGCCAGCGTTGCGGCGCTTCGCAACCCGCCGACGTTCCGGTCTGCGTTGCGTGCGGGCACGAGGACCTCCCGGGCATCATCCTGACCGGCGGCCGATGGCACGTCATCCTGCGCAGGCTGGACTCCGACCCAGAGCGCCTCGAACGCTTACACGCACTCATCAGCCGGTTCAGTGGCCAGGACCGCGTCAGCCTGTTGCTTCTCGAAGAAGGCAAGGGGCGCGAGGACGACCATCGGGTGGGGACGCTTGCCCGTTCGATGCGGCTGCCGGCGGCGCTGTTTGCGTCCCTGAACAAGCCTGTCGCGTGTTCCATCGCGGAGGCGTTTCGCGCGGAGGGCTTCGACGTCGTCGCCCGCCGTCCGGTCTTTCCCTCTCGGCCCGTGGCCGCAGGTGTGTGCGTGCCGCTTGGCATGTCCGTGTGGCTCTTGTTTGCCAACATCAGGGTGCCGACTTGGCCCACGTGGATATCACCCGGAGTGATTGGGATTGGTGTGTTGCTCGCGGCCGTCTGGCGGCCGAAGGCGCGGTGGCTGTGGGCACCCAAGTCTCCGCTGTTCATGCTCCGCCGCACCGGGGTTCTCCGTCCCAGCCTTGTCTTCGCCTTCGAGCGGCTGCGGAGCGTGAGGAACCTGATGTCTTCGGACGCTACGAAACGATTGCTCGACGATCTAGGCGCGGCGATTTATCGGCTGGGCGCGCGCGCCCACGCCGATGATGTGGCGCGGGAGGTCGGCCGCACGTTCGACTCGTGGGTCGAGGGGACGCTGTCCTGGCTCGAAGCGCTCGGTCCTCGCCTGGCAGAGGTCGAGGCGCAGCTCGAGGCCACCCGAGAGGCGGACATTGCCCGTGCACACGGCAAGGCCAAGCGGCGTTTGTCGACCGCTTCGGAAGGAGAAAAGGCTGCCCTGACGGCGGCGCTCGTCGAATGGGAGTCGACGCTTTCCAAGCGTCACGATCTGGAGCACGAGCGCGAGCGCCTGACGGCCGAGCTCTACCGCGTGCTCGACGGAACCAGAGCCGCGGAAGGCACTTAACCGAACTCGAAGCGGGTCCTTACTTCAGAACCGCCCGACCAAAGCCAAGCAGACGCCCGATGAAGCGAGAACCGGCAGGACCGCCAGTTGCGCCTGATGGCTCAACGTGCCCACAGAATCGACAAATCGAAATCGATGGCCTCGAAAGGTTGACAAGCTCGGCGACGAGATGCTCTGGAACTTTGCGCAGATCATCGTAGGTTGCGCGGCGCTTCACAGCTCGAGGAAGTGGCATCGTTCGTCCTCGAATGATACCCGCACCCCAGCCCTCTTGCCCGCCGCTGCACAGCGCCATCGTTCGCCGAGAATGCTGAAGCCGGGCCCCCGGAGCCTCGTGTTGACGCGGCTCGCAACCTGGCTATCCTCGCCACGCGCAGATCTCGGGCCCCTGGCGGACCGGATCAGTGCGACGCGACATCCCTCGAACAAAAGGATTCCTCATGAAGTCGGTTTCTCTGTTGGTGGCCGCAGTCGGTTTGGCGGCGGGTCTCTCGCGCACGCCCATCATGGGCAAGCCTTATGGCGCAGGCTTGGCTTACTCCGATGTGCAGTTCAACGAGCGCACCGAAGGTGAAAACTCCGTGGGCATGAAGCGCGGAGAGTCCTGCGCCAAGTCGATTTTGGGCCTCGTGGCCACGGGTGACGCCTCGGTGGCCACCGCCGCGCAAGCCGCGGGCATCACCAAGGTGGCCTCGGTCGATGGCCACCACACGAACATCCTCGGCATCTTCAGCACGTACTGCGTGATCGTGACCGGCGAGTGATGAGCCTCCGCAAACCGACCGCGGCCATAAGAACACTAATGGCCGCGGTTTGGCTTGCGGCCCTGCCCTTGCGAAGCGCCGGGGCCGAGAGCTCGAGCCAAGCGCAGGAAGCGCCTCAGGGAAACCCGGCTCCCGAGATCCCTGACACGGTCGAGCTGAAGGGAGGCGGGTTCATTCGGGGCCTCGTCATCGAATACCTCCCCGGTGAGCGCCTGGTGATTCGCACGGCCGAGGGGAAACTGCGTGAGCTGCCCCTCACAGAGGTCATCCACGTGGAGCGTGGCGGAAAGGCGGAGGCGCCCCCACAGGCCCCCGGCACGAGTGGCGCCCGCCCGTCGCTCGATGACGCTCTTTCCAGAATCGACGGACCGCGGCTCACACTGAGAGTCGAGGCCGACCGCCGCGCATCGCTGGAGCGGCGCATCGTTACGGCCGCCGCAACGGGCGCCGAAGACCGCGTGGCATTTCACATCGTTTGCCAGACGCCCTGCCAGGTGTCCCTGCCCACCAAGGACGCGGAGCTCTACCGCGTGGGGGCCCCGATGGCCCAGCCCACACCCTGGTTTTCACTGCCTTCCGACGACGCCCAGGTGCAAGCCACGCTCGTTCATCACTCTTACTCCCTTTGGCCCCGAGGCCTGTTCAACTCAGGGCTTGTGTTTGGTGGACTCGGCGCCACATTTTGGGGCCTCCACGCGGCCGAGGTGGCCTCGGAGTGGGCATCCACGACGGGCATCGTGTTGGCCCTTGTCGGCGCCACGTCGATTCTGGCGTCCGGCGTCGTTTGGGCCGTGCGGCCCGCATCGCAGGTGCATATCACGCCTCTGCGCTGAGCGGCGCGCGCTCGGCCACTCGCTTCACCGTTCCGCATGTGCACCGTGCGGAAGAGGACGGGACCCCGCCTTTGTGGCACGAGGGCCGAACGTTCGCAGCCTACTTGTATTTGACGCCGCAACCGTAGGCCTGCGTCTGGGCGACCTTCACCGGCTCTCCCGTCGTCACCGCCGTCAGGGCTGCGTCCACGTAGTTGTCGGCTTTGGCAAGGTCGGCCTCGTCCGTCGATGCGATGCTGTCGATGGCGCCGGCGTACACCAAGTTGCCCTGGGCATCGATCACGAACATGTGCGGGGTGGCCGTGGCGCCATAGAGCTTGCCAAGCTCGCCTTTGTCGTCGACGACCAAGGCCGTCCCAGCCCAGCCCACCGCCTTGGCCGTTTTGTTGGTGGACTTCGTGTCCTCGAATCCCTCTTTGCCCCGTGCCCCCGAGTTGACGGACAGCCATACGACGCCCTTGTCCGTCCACCGTTTCTGGAGCTTCTGCATGTTTTTCGAC
Coding sequences within:
- a CDS encoding pseudouridylate synthase, whose product is MNAPQALRVLHEDEALVIVDKPSGVVVHPGWAQDDGGVLAQVEAHIGQKLHPLHRLDRGTSGVLLFARHAEAARVLGAAFAEGRVAKCYLALVRGHPPAQVLVDHPVPKTEGGERVPARTEVQCLGTWQRYALVKALPHTGRFHQVRRHLKHLSCPLIGDANYGKSAHNRYFKEAFGLDRLALHALALRFVHPLSGVTLQIVAPPTGGLQNCFEALGFGSEVAKAAQAPFG
- a CDS encoding dihydroorotate dehydrogenase-like protein — its product is MDLHTTYMGLELQSPVLLAACPISDDVGMVSRCVDAGAGAVVMRSLFEEQIDNELRPHANAHNPEDPHDLQFSSTVNRYLEQVSRLKDALDVPVIGSINGTTLGGWVRFAEMIQRAGADALELNVYYLATDPDEDPRAVEQRYLDLLSAMRIRVTIPLSIKLSPFFSAPVYMAKRLVSAGADSLVLFNRFYQPDIDLGRQRVSSLIQLSTSSSLNLRLRWLAAIFGKTKADLACTGGVHTGIDALKAISAGASVVQMASAVLQRGSEAIVDVTDGMRTWMREHDLDNLDEFRGSMSITRCKDPAGLYRANYLRALHDWQAIDPL
- a CDS encoding peroxiredoxin; this encodes MTAKVQHPAPAFSCQAMQNGEFRTVSLADYKGKYLVLFFYPLDFTFVCPTEILAFSDRSDEFQKLGAEVVGASIDSVFSHLAWWNTTRKEGGIQGVKIPLLADVTKEVSRAYDVLIEDGADAGVALRGLFVIDPEGKLRHSTINDLPIGRSVDEALRVIQALRFHAEHGDVCPADWKPGKDGMKADPKGSKAYFGKAGQ
- a CDS encoding YkgJ family cysteine cluster protein translates to MDMAVSRRPSARNLLVTRPGACFTCHADGSCCTSIHLLGPVSRREMVPVQRLRKNAFTYDSSVRGYVFSYKKDGTCVFLRKDNLCGVHAKVGLEDKPATCRKFPYSLVATPDGRRVVTAHRCSCRTMGERAPLDPSTVESEIRIEGEPLRSERSVLGRIPLAPRQNVGFETWKQTETELLTRLAKLENPWTVLRGKPFPKLKKRQWADVAEDFHDQYDDSSFEIAKAWFGDAILHVVEGEKFPDRARPWARFYDGAEKRATLLRKPREMLNDWAADAIWSFDWMDWGTFARARHELATRLAVADAIGRHLKKRGVRADRAYAEALLVIELVGITEHWDEVVPLMPNK
- a CDS encoding serine/threonine protein kinase, producing MSAPGSLSATPARFPPLLAGRFRLRERVGQGSLAEVWRADEVATARHVALKILHVNLRDNHELCSRFRREFLVTSRIDSPHVVRSYELVEAEGEIFLVMPFVAGTDLERFIHDHGPLDEPQLLTLATHMCEALKAAHAAGVIHRDLKPQNVLVERHATGLCFLLTDFGLAKTMEALGLTTANAVLGTPAYMAPEVVLDGHADPRSDLYSLGALLYEAATGHPPFSGDSPYAVFHQQVSAAVVPLRERGVRLSASAESAILRALEKDPLDRYADAASMAAAITDRAPVENAAGVAVRTQLDPATCPACGGVWLQAVGLCPACGHEALGVSEKRGRVTVMLTGPGKRGSRLTTEAHVQLARVLKKAAVPGLWRKQRSLPRWPVVVAKWLDDHDAKVLVKALSNVGFRVRLVTKPAWLTAEGWGLASQQALKVLGICSFSVTQMLWFFIENVALLGAAGAVVVGSSVAAGARSLRPHIGPVEVDGRALPIALGRRLVKLSRVHERHAAARLLQMVGWLAAQNQQELSDLLCQRALDVTSILATLDEADARWADTNARADEALVALREGERVRVVATADLLRLLAAADAVASRLTVAKARGQDLTSSEQVKDAWKVLEVHLEAQQEVRHLLEGTWKEA
- a CDS encoding serine/threonine protein kinase codes for the protein MEGSLIGGRYQVERRLGAGGVAQVFRAHDVQTNAVVAVKSLLPQHAADTLLHSRFLREGTLGLAHPNILPVWDRGEQDGLPYFVTPLAEGGDLQGLLAAPRVQPSCGLARVVGAALASALAHAHAARVLHGDLKPNNVLLKRNGGEVVDPEDLWLADFGSARTAALATMTGASLQWGSAAYLAPECLQGQRPEPRSDLFSLGVILYQLMTGHLPWKTEAPLGRLRQPSPEPFDVDDERLESLVMALLSWDAADRPSSAIEVLRCLEGERSLQRPVVRGVCQRCGASQPADVPVCVACGHEDLPGIILTGGRWHVILRRLDSDPERLERLHALISRFSGQDRVSLLLLEEGKGREDDHRVGTLARSMRLPAALFASLNKPVACSIAEAFRAEGFDVVARRPVFPSRPVAAGVCVPLGMSVWLLFANIRVPTWPTWISPGVIGIGVLLAAVWRPKARWLWAPKSPLFMLRRTGVLRPSLVFAFERLRSVRNLMSSDATKRLLDDLGAAIYRLGARAHADDVAREVGRTFDSWVEGTLSWLEALGPRLAEVEAQLEATREADIARAHGKAKRRLSTASEGEKAALTAALVEWESTLSKRHDLEHERERLTAELYRVLDGTRAAEGT
- a CDS encoding TRL-like family protein encodes the protein MKSVSLLVAAVGLAAGLSRTPIMGKPYGAGLAYSDVQFNERTEGENSVGMKRGESCAKSILGLVATGDASVATAAQAAGITKVASVDGHHTNILGIFSTYCVIVTGE
- a CDS encoding redoxin domain-containing protein — its product is MTTIARLLNPALALALVALAEPAFAAPSVGAKAPAFKIKDTNGKVYALADFKGKTVVLEWFNHGCPFVRKHYESKNMQKLQKRWTDKGVVWLSVNSGARGKEGFEDTKSTNKTAKAVGWAGTALVVDDKGELGKLYGATATPHMFVIDAQGNLVYAGAIDSIASTDEADLAKADNYVDAALTAVTTGEPVKVAQTQAYGCGVKYK